A genomic segment from Triticum dicoccoides isolate Atlit2015 ecotype Zavitan chromosome 1A, WEW_v2.0, whole genome shotgun sequence encodes:
- the LOC119302026 gene encoding anther-specific protein RTS-like, with translation MATTSHALLIALVVLAGLADLQAAAGPVHAAEHSAAAAMATAYPMADEADPDLNGMMQCMFGCFTSVMSCAFGCMGKGPDLPLCVISCNQKSIVCMIRCGLTPSPPSPKPPTPPAPKPAPPKPAPGPPPYARQNTETSP, from the coding sequence ATGGCTACCACCAGTCATGCCCTCCTCATCGCCCTCGTCGTCCTCGCCGGCCTCGCCGACCTGCAGGCCGCCGCGGGGCCCGTTCACGCCGCGGAGCACTCCGCGGCGGCGGCAATGGCGACGGCGTACCCAATGGCGGACGAGGCGGATCCGGACCTGAACGGGATGATGCAGTGCATGTTCGGGTGCTTCACGTCGGTGATGAGCTGCGCGTTCGGGTGCATGGGCAAGGGCCCCGACCTGCCGCTCTGCGTCATCAGCTGCAACCAGAAGAGCATCGTCTGCATGATCCGCTGCGGCCTCACGCCCTCGCCGCCGAGCCCCAAGCCGCCAACGCCGCCCGCGCCCAAGCCGGCGCCCCCCAAGCCTGCACCCGGCCCGCCGCCATACGCCCGTCAAAACACCGAGACCTCCCCTTAG